In Cottoperca gobio chromosome 1, fCotGob3.1, whole genome shotgun sequence, a genomic segment contains:
- the ankrd49 gene encoding ankyrin repeat domain-containing protein 49, translating to MEFPEDFNQLELLNTHGHLIPRGASSLWTGSKDEEEEVEEEEMDHSEEWYLEKEETLKDKPDALILWAVENNRVSTVHRLLTADPLLVDCCDEDGYTPLHRAAYSGHVDVVSALIAAGSKVNPRTLDGWTPLHSACRWSRVTVATFLLQHGAQLNAQTNGGLTALHLAASNTTPFRTDSPHTLELLLSQRHLKPELRSSSGETAGEVARRTGPHHVLFEMVEDCVNVVPTS from the exons ATGGAGTTTCCTGAAGATTTCAACCAGCTTGAGCTTCTGAATACACATGGACATCTGATCCCCCGAGGGGCCAGCAGCCTGTGGACGGGAAGcaaggatgaggaggaagaggtggaggaagaggagatggaCCACAGTGAGGAGTGGTATctagaaaaagaagaaactctCAAAGACAAACCAGATGCGCTCATTCTGTGGGCAGTGGAAAACAATCGC GTTTCAACAGTCCACAGGTTGTTAACTGCTGATCCGTTGCTGGTGGATTGCTGCGATGAGGACGGATACACTCCACTGCATCGGGCAGCGTACAGCGGCCATGTTGATGTGGTCTCTGCTTTAATCGCCGCTGGGTCTAAGGTTAACCCTCGCACCCTGGACGGCTGGACACCCCTTCACAGCGCCTGCCGCTGGAGCCGCGTCACTGTGGCCACTTTTCTCCTGCAACATGGAGCCCAACTGAACGCCCAGACCAACGGTGGGCTCACAGCGCTACACCTGGCCGCCTCCAACACCACCCCCTTCAGAACAGACTCTCCTCACACGTTAGAGCTCCTGCTCTCTCAGCGACACCTGAAGCCGGAGCTCCGCAGCAGCAGCGGGGAGACGGCCGGCGAGGTTGCCCGACGTACTGGCCCACATCACGTCCTGTTTGAGATGGTAGAAGACTGTGTCAATGTAGTGCCCACCTCGTGA